A genome region from Rubidibacter lacunae KORDI 51-2 includes the following:
- a CDS encoding sodium:solute symporter family protein encodes MQGIDWAIVLLYLVLAMAIGLLLARRGSGSLVDFFVSGRNLPWWLAGTSMAATTFSIDTPLYIAGVVGTRGIVGNWEWWNFGIAHVVLIYVFSRLWRRAEIVTDAELTEIRYGGRMAAVLRATKAFLFAVPINCIAIGYAMLAMVKVIDALELWQSVGIDGDDLKLLSAIGVSVLVLAYSGFSGLWGVVATDLFQFVLALFGAIVVAIVSVNSVGGMHELIPALQAIGDRDLLSFVPLTRGDGGFLGWTWSDAAGIPATTFAAYLFVQWWSFRRSDGGGEFVQRLAAAKDEAAAERASWCFNILHYIVRTWPWVVVALVAVVVYPNLEDRELGYPKLMLDFLPPGLLGVVVASLVAAFMSTVSTSINWGASYLTNDLYRRFLRPAASQNELVNVGRAASVLVTALGAIAAFFASDVATVFRLVIAIGTGPGLVLILRWFWWRINAAAELAAMVAGFAIGLATSVNPDLIDIFPSFGARLLFISGATAVIWIAVMLLTPPESDDTLDAFYARVRPSALGWQRQRDRTGLEPLQDLRQEALRVLAAILLLFGSMLAIGGFLLLQPLTGWVSLLAAAIGGVWLRQLGKRQLRPMPRPGLDDEDIYEH; translated from the coding sequence ATGCAAGGGATTGATTGGGCGATCGTGCTGCTGTACCTGGTCCTGGCAATGGCGATCGGATTGTTGTTAGCGCGGCGCGGCTCCGGAAGCCTGGTGGATTTCTTCGTTTCGGGACGCAATTTGCCCTGGTGGCTGGCCGGCACCAGCATGGCCGCCACCACCTTTTCAATCGACACGCCGCTCTATATTGCTGGCGTGGTTGGAACGCGCGGTATCGTCGGCAACTGGGAATGGTGGAATTTTGGCATCGCACACGTGGTGCTAATTTACGTATTCTCCCGCCTGTGGCGGCGAGCGGAAATCGTCACCGACGCCGAACTGACCGAGATCCGCTATGGCGGGCGAATGGCGGCAGTATTGCGTGCGACCAAAGCCTTCTTGTTTGCCGTACCGATCAACTGCATCGCGATTGGTTACGCCATGCTGGCGATGGTCAAAGTCATCGATGCGCTAGAGCTATGGCAAAGCGTCGGAATTGATGGCGATGACTTGAAGCTCCTGAGCGCGATCGGCGTCAGCGTTTTGGTGCTGGCATATTCAGGCTTTTCGGGCTTATGGGGGGTCGTAGCAACGGATTTGTTCCAGTTCGTGCTAGCGCTGTTCGGCGCGATTGTCGTGGCGATCGTGTCCGTTAACTCCGTCGGCGGGATGCACGAGCTGATTCCTGCCTTACAAGCAATTGGCGATCGCGACCTGCTGAGCTTCGTACCGCTAACCCGCGGTGATGGCGGTTTCCTCGGATGGACCTGGAGCGACGCCGCCGGTATTCCAGCAACCACCTTCGCAGCCTATCTGTTCGTGCAGTGGTGGTCGTTCCGGCGTAGCGATGGCGGCGGCGAATTCGTGCAGCGCCTGGCTGCTGCCAAAGACGAAGCGGCTGCCGAACGGGCGAGCTGGTGTTTCAACATCCTGCACTACATCGTCCGCACCTGGCCGTGGGTCGTCGTGGCGTTGGTGGCCGTCGTCGTGTACCCGAACCTAGAAGACCGCGAGTTGGGCTATCCGAAACTGATGTTGGATTTCCTGCCGCCGGGGTTGCTAGGCGTCGTCGTGGCATCGCTGGTGGCCGCGTTTATGAGCACGGTGTCCACCTCGATCAACTGGGGTGCGTCGTATCTCACCAATGACCTGTATCGACGCTTTTTGCGACCGGCAGCATCGCAGAACGAGCTAGTAAATGTTGGGCGCGCGGCATCGGTGTTGGTAACGGCCCTCGGCGCGATCGCCGCCTTCTTCGCCAGCGATGTCGCTACCGTGTTCCGACTTGTAATTGCGATCGGCACGGGTCCAGGGCTCGTCTTGATCCTGCGCTGGTTCTGGTGGCGTATCAATGCTGCTGCCGAGCTAGCAGCGATGGTTGCCGGTTTCGCGATCGGGTTGGCGACGAGCGTCAATCCAGACCTAATCGATATCTTCCCGAGTTTTGGTGCGCGCCTGCTGTTTATTTCCGGGGCAACCGCCGTCATTTGGATTGCGGTCATGCTTCTGACACCCCCGGAATCCGATGACACGCTCGATGCTTTCTACGCTCGCGTGCGCCCGAGCGCCCTCGGTTGGCAGCGGCAACGCGATCGCACCGGTCTGGAGCCACTTCAAGATCTGCGACAAGAAGCCCTGCGCGTCCTCGCAGCAATTTTGTTGCTGTTCGGATCCATGCTCGCGATTGGCGGGTTCTTGCTGCTGCAACCGCTCACGGGCTGGGTATCGTTATTAGCGGCAGCGATTGGTGGCGTTTGGTTGCGCCAACTCGGCAAGCGCCAGCTCCGCCCGATGCCGCGTCCAGGTCTCGACGACGAGGATATTTACGAGCACTAG
- the rpe gene encoding ribulose-phosphate 3-epimerase, producing the protein MTEKQVVIAPSILSADFSRLGEEIKAVDAAGADWIHVDVMDGRFVPNITIGPLIVQAIRPLTRKPLDVHLMIVEPEKYVEDFAAAGADIISVHAEHNASPHLHRTLGSIRDLGKQAGVVLNPSTPLEMIEYVLELCDLVLLMSVNPGFGGQKFIPEILPKIQKLRAMCEERGLDPWIEVDGGLKPNNTWQVLEAGANAVVAGSAVFKADDYSAAIADIRCSKRPQPELAAV; encoded by the coding sequence ATGACAGAGAAGCAAGTCGTCATTGCCCCTTCTATCCTATCGGCAGATTTCAGCCGCTTGGGGGAAGAAATCAAAGCTGTCGATGCCGCCGGTGCCGATTGGATTCACGTGGACGTGATGGACGGTCGTTTCGTCCCGAATATAACCATCGGGCCGCTGATCGTCCAAGCAATTCGTCCCCTGACCCGCAAGCCACTGGACGTACACTTGATGATTGTAGAGCCGGAGAAATACGTAGAAGATTTTGCTGCCGCGGGTGCTGACATCATCTCCGTTCACGCCGAGCACAACGCGTCCCCGCACCTGCATCGCACGTTGGGTTCGATCCGCGACCTTGGCAAGCAAGCCGGCGTCGTGCTCAACCCGTCCACACCGTTAGAGATGATCGAGTACGTTCTCGAACTCTGCGACCTCGTATTGCTCATGAGCGTCAACCCCGGCTTTGGCGGTCAGAAGTTCATTCCGGAAATCCTGCCCAAAATCCAGAAACTGCGCGCTATGTGTGAGGAGCGCGGTCTCGACCCGTGGATCGAAGTCGATGGGGGACTGAAACCGAATAATACCTGGCAGGTGCTCGAAGCTGGGGCTAACGCGGTCGTGGCTGGCTCGGCTGTCTTCAAAGCAGACGATTACTCAGCGGCAATCGCGGACATCCGCTGCAGCAAGCGTCCTCAGCCAGAGCTTGCGGCGGTATAA
- a CDS encoding VOC family protein, with protein MNAPIFHLAIPVGDIPTAKAFYNEGLGCAVGRESDRAAIFNFYGHQLVAHVTHEPSAPQKGVYPRHFGMVLPDESAWEAIWQRATEKQLGCHQVPKHRFPGEVTEHRTFFLADPFHNLLEFKVYRHDEAIFGCRELVAIGDR; from the coding sequence GTGAATGCACCGATCTTCCACCTGGCAATTCCTGTTGGCGACATCCCCACCGCTAAAGCGTTCTACAATGAGGGTCTTGGCTGTGCAGTCGGTCGCGAGAGCGATCGTGCAGCCATCTTCAATTTCTACGGTCATCAACTCGTCGCCCACGTGACGCACGAGCCGAGCGCGCCGCAGAAGGGCGTTTACCCGCGTCATTTCGGGATGGTGCTGCCCGACGAATCAGCCTGGGAAGCAATATGGCAGCGGGCCACTGAAAAACAGCTCGGGTGCCACCAAGTCCCCAAGCACCGCTTCCCCGGCGAGGTAACCGAACACCGCACGTTTTTCCTGGCAGACCCATTCCACAATCTGCTGGAGTTTAAGGTCTACCGCCACGACGAGGCGATCTTCGGCTGCCGGGAGCTAGTGGCGATCGGCGATCGCTAA
- a CDS encoding esterase/lipase family protein, whose protein sequence is MSESPPVLLVHGINDTAGVFWRMAAYLRDRGCSTHALDLTPNNGAARLEVLAQQVADRATRLPAGPFDLVGFSMGGLIGRYYLQRLGGSRRVRRFISISAPNRGTWLAYLTHLPGCQQMRPQSQFLKDLNGDLAWLKQVETTVFWTPFDLMILPAWSSVLPGVTSTRLPVALHPCMLTDRRCCAAVAAALTS, encoded by the coding sequence ATGTCCGAGAGCCCACCCGTCTTACTCGTGCACGGAATTAATGACACGGCCGGCGTTTTCTGGCGTATGGCGGCATACTTACGCGATCGCGGCTGCTCTACTCATGCTCTCGACCTAACGCCCAATAACGGTGCAGCAAGGTTGGAAGTATTAGCCCAACAGGTTGCCGATCGCGCCACTCGCTTGCCAGCGGGTCCGTTCGACCTCGTTGGCTTTAGTATGGGCGGATTGATCGGTCGTTATTACTTACAGCGCTTGGGCGGCAGCCGACGCGTGCGGCGCTTTATCAGTATTTCCGCCCCTAATCGCGGCACGTGGTTAGCTTACTTAACGCACTTGCCCGGTTGCCAGCAGATGCGTCCCCAGAGCCAGTTCCTGAAAGACCTCAATGGCGATCTTGCCTGGCTGAAGCAGGTGGAAACGACGGTATTTTGGACGCCATTCGACTTGATGATTCTGCCAGCCTGGAGTTCGGTCCTGCCGGGAGTCACCAGCACGCGATTGCCGGTTGCACTCCACCCGTGTATGCTGACCGACCGTCGCTGCTGTGCAGCTGTCGCCGCAGCGCTGACGTCATAG
- a CDS encoding S8 family serine peptidase: MGEAAVALEDSVGDRGIGARQLHAQPYNLTGRKIAIGQVEVGRPQAVGLDKGTWYGTFLNVVGAFYRDRPAVANEHLDAHAQLVAMVMVSQDKRLRGVAPGAHLFSAALGSLQGAGQPEECLTTQHVAEQNGNDVRAINFSFGDALARDPRENARLDGNALLTQCVDWSARVHDTLYSIAGNQGRGGIQIPTDNYNGISIAYTARRNGEFAKVDFANLSARPEGIGRRLIRREINFGPRRSISLVAPGSQIELLDLDGDVTRASGTSFAAPHLTATVALLQEYGDRVLHQLRGTYPDPQLPPWSDASRQHEVMKAVLLNSAEKVRDPGDGNLLGMERTVMTKTGDTWLDSDAASDPEIPLDLQLGTGQLDAFRAYQQFAAGQWSPDALVPPRGWDYREIEVRTARFYKLAQPLPAGSFAAITIAWDRLVELQDRDGDDRYDIGETFRDRGLNDLNVYLESIAGTGDRAIACASASPTDSVEHIFCPVPQSGRYAIRVEFARQVNEPTQVFAIAWWTAPVGFETPEPAGRFDPSELLEH; the protein is encoded by the coding sequence ATGGGAGAGGCAGCAGTTGCTTTAGAGGATTCAGTCGGCGATCGCGGTATCGGCGCGCGGCAGCTACATGCTCAGCCTTACAACCTAACCGGGCGGAAGATCGCCATCGGACAAGTCGAAGTCGGCCGGCCGCAGGCAGTCGGTTTGGATAAAGGCACGTGGTACGGCACATTTCTCAACGTGGTAGGCGCGTTCTATCGAGATCGCCCGGCGGTTGCGAACGAGCACCTCGATGCCCACGCGCAGTTGGTAGCAATGGTGATGGTCAGCCAGGACAAGCGTCTGCGGGGCGTGGCTCCGGGCGCGCATCTGTTCTCGGCAGCCCTCGGGTCACTGCAAGGAGCGGGGCAACCGGAAGAATGCCTGACTACGCAGCACGTTGCCGAGCAAAATGGTAATGACGTCCGGGCAATCAATTTCAGCTTCGGCGATGCGCTGGCGCGGGACCCGCGCGAGAACGCGCGGCTGGATGGTAACGCGTTGCTGACCCAATGTGTAGATTGGTCGGCACGCGTCCACGATACGCTGTATTCAATCGCGGGCAACCAAGGCCGCGGCGGCATTCAGATTCCCACCGATAACTACAACGGCATCAGCATCGCTTATACGGCACGGCGCAATGGCGAATTCGCCAAAGTGGATTTCGCCAATCTCAGCGCCCGACCTGAAGGCATCGGACGGCGGTTGATCCGGCGCGAAATCAATTTCGGTCCGCGCCGTTCGATTTCGCTGGTCGCGCCGGGCAGCCAAATCGAGCTGCTCGACCTAGACGGCGACGTCACCCGCGCGAGCGGGACGAGCTTCGCCGCGCCGCACTTAACCGCCACCGTGGCTCTGCTTCAGGAATACGGCGATCGCGTGTTACACCAGTTGCGCGGGACTTACCCGGACCCGCAACTGCCACCTTGGAGCGATGCTTCGCGCCAGCACGAGGTGATGAAAGCCGTGTTGCTCAACTCCGCCGAGAAGGTCCGCGATCCAGGAGATGGCAACTTGTTGGGCATGGAGCGCACGGTGATGACCAAAACCGGCGACACCTGGCTCGACTCCGATGCCGCCAGCGACCCGGAAATCCCGCTGGACCTCCAACTTGGGACCGGCCAACTCGATGCCTTCCGCGCCTACCAACAATTTGCAGCCGGTCAGTGGTCACCAGATGCACTCGTGCCGCCGCGTGGCTGGGATTATCGCGAGATCGAGGTCAGAACCGCGCGGTTCTATAAACTCGCGCAGCCACTACCGGCCGGAAGCTTTGCTGCCATCACGATTGCCTGGGACCGCTTGGTGGAGCTGCAAGATCGCGATGGCGACGACCGCTACGACATAGGCGAGACGTTCCGAGATCGCGGCTTGAACGACCTCAACGTTTATCTGGAGTCGATTGCCGGGACTGGCGATCGCGCCATTGCCTGTGCTTCTGCCAGTCCGACCGATAGCGTCGAGCACATCTTCTGTCCGGTTCCACAATCTGGTCGCTATGCCATCCGTGTCGAATTCGCGCGCCAGGTCAACGAGCCTACCCAGGTCTTCGCGATCGCCTGGTGGACGGCACCGGTTGGGTTCGAAACACCCGAGCCAGCGGGACGATTTGACCCTTCCGAGCTTCTGGAGCACTAG
- a CDS encoding helix-turn-helix domain-containing protein, with translation MRNSKTDLRQEQAIALCEIGARVRQEREAKGLTINEIAAQTRIQSRLLDAIESGDRNHLPEPVYVRALIKQFGDAVGLNGAELSRHFPTDTFGSQAVRSSWRQLPAAQLRPLHLYALYIALVIASVSGLRYFIQRTAQPTRLPLPVPGDVIARTPEDPSTASVSKPQVEVANAPGHSVTVAIAIKQDAWLRIVADGETTYEGIMTTGEERTWTAEEQLTVRTGNAGGVVVAFNKNDPEPLGNPGQVQEVTYQVN, from the coding sequence ATGAGAAACAGCAAGACAGACCTGCGTCAGGAGCAAGCGATCGCGCTCTGCGAAATCGGCGCGCGCGTGCGTCAGGAACGGGAAGCAAAAGGTCTCACAATCAATGAAATCGCCGCTCAAACTCGCATTCAATCTCGTTTGCTAGATGCGATCGAGTCCGGCGATCGCAATCATTTGCCGGAGCCCGTTTACGTGCGCGCTTTGATCAAGCAGTTTGGTGATGCTGTCGGTCTGAACGGTGCAGAGCTGTCGCGGCATTTTCCCACCGATACGTTTGGGAGTCAGGCCGTGCGCTCTTCGTGGCGACAGCTTCCAGCCGCGCAACTGCGGCCGCTGCATCTCTATGCTCTTTACATCGCCTTAGTTATTGCGAGCGTTAGCGGTTTGCGTTATTTCATACAGAGAACTGCACAACCGACGCGTCTGCCGCTGCCCGTTCCTGGTGATGTCATCGCGCGTACTCCCGAAGACCCCTCGACTGCATCGGTATCCAAGCCGCAGGTCGAAGTAGCTAACGCCCCCGGTCACTCAGTCACCGTTGCCATTGCAATCAAACAAGATGCTTGGTTGAGAATTGTTGCCGATGGCGAGACAACCTATGAAGGCATCATGACAACTGGTGAGGAGCGCACGTGGACGGCTGAGGAGCAGCTGACAGTGAGGACAGGCAATGCTGGCGGAGTGGTGGTTGCTTTTAACAAGAACGATCCAGAACCCCTAGGTAACCCGGGTCAGGTTCAAGAGGTAACGTACCAGGTCAATTGA
- the sppA gene encoding signal peptide peptidase SppA codes for MRQFLRQTFASALGTVIGFALFLGLSFGGLLVLAMAVASRDSGPRVAAKSVLLLDLNLPISDTRPVLSLGGALDSDRQRALALRQVVGAIERASEDDRIVAILLDGSQGSSTTGYATLSEVRAALEAFRAGGKQVFAYDIDWSEREYYLSSLADRIVLHPLGSLTMDGLSSEPVFFAGLLEKLGVGIQVVRVGKFKSAVEPFIRQDLSPENRAQLVALLDDLWGEFLTTVGTSRKLEPSVLQALTDTQAILLPETALGAGLVDEVDYPDRLEAELRDLTDSPDGELPLIPIGTYADSSSTEIAIGSSQKIAVVYAEGSIVSGNGTLDSVGGERFAKVFRKLRYDDDIRAIVLRVNSPGGSATASEIIRREVALARENVPVIVSMGNVAASGGYWIATGGAHIFAEPNTITGSIGVFGLSPNVQELANDNGITWGSVSTGELAESATISRPKTERELAVLQMLADRIYDEFLTVVAEARSMPRDRVAEVAEGRIWSGSEARNIGLVDSIGGLDAAIAYAAEQADLEDNWDVVEYPRRTTFEERLLQRLAAHTTPLKLSTSAGPLGSEWEHLQGLVTEFQQLNDPRGIYARLPFDLSVD; via the coding sequence ATGCGTCAATTCCTCAGACAAACCTTCGCCAGTGCCCTCGGCACGGTCATCGGCTTTGCGCTCTTCTTGGGACTGAGTTTTGGCGGTTTACTCGTTCTTGCGATGGCCGTTGCCTCTCGCGATAGTGGTCCGCGCGTTGCCGCTAAGTCCGTGCTCCTCCTCGATCTGAACCTACCCATCAGCGACACGAGGCCGGTTTTGAGCTTGGGCGGTGCCCTAGACAGCGATCGGCAGCGAGCGCTGGCGCTCCGGCAGGTCGTCGGTGCTATCGAGCGAGCATCTGAGGACGACCGCATCGTAGCCATCTTGCTCGACGGCAGTCAGGGCAGCAGCACTACCGGTTATGCAACCCTGAGCGAAGTGCGCGCAGCGCTGGAAGCATTTCGCGCGGGGGGCAAGCAAGTTTTCGCCTACGACATCGATTGGAGCGAGCGCGAGTACTACCTCAGCTCGCTTGCCGATCGCATCGTTTTGCACCCACTCGGCTCGCTCACCATGGATGGATTGAGTTCTGAGCCAGTTTTTTTTGCGGGCTTGCTGGAAAAGCTCGGTGTGGGCATTCAAGTCGTCCGTGTAGGTAAATTCAAATCTGCCGTCGAACCATTTATCCGCCAAGACTTGAGTCCGGAAAACCGCGCGCAGCTTGTCGCACTTTTAGACGATCTCTGGGGCGAGTTTTTGACAACGGTCGGAACCAGTCGCAAACTCGAACCAAGCGTCCTTCAAGCTCTCACCGATACGCAGGCAATTTTGCTGCCAGAAACGGCTTTAGGGGCCGGCTTGGTCGATGAAGTTGATTACCCCGATCGCCTGGAAGCCGAACTCCGCGATCTAACCGACAGTCCGGATGGCGAACTGCCCCTCATACCCATTGGGACCTACGCCGATTCCAGCAGCACCGAAATCGCGATTGGCTCCTCGCAAAAGATTGCGGTTGTCTACGCCGAAGGCAGTATCGTTAGCGGGAATGGAACCCTCGATTCAGTTGGCGGCGAACGCTTTGCTAAGGTGTTTCGCAAATTGCGCTACGACGATGACATCCGCGCGATTGTTTTACGTGTCAATAGCCCTGGCGGTAGCGCGACGGCATCTGAGATCATTCGTCGCGAAGTCGCCCTCGCCCGCGAAAACGTGCCCGTTATCGTTTCGATGGGGAACGTCGCTGCTTCCGGCGGGTATTGGATTGCAACGGGGGGTGCGCACATTTTTGCCGAACCGAATACGATTACCGGCTCGATCGGCGTCTTCGGGCTCTCGCCCAACGTGCAAGAGCTAGCCAACGACAATGGAATCACCTGGGGCAGTGTGAGTACGGGGGAGCTGGCTGAAAGTGCGACGATTTCCCGCCCGAAAACCGAGCGAGAGCTAGCAGTCCTCCAAATGCTTGCCGATCGCATCTATGACGAGTTTTTGACCGTTGTGGCTGAAGCCCGCTCGATGCCGCGCGATCGCGTTGCCGAAGTTGCCGAAGGACGCATTTGGTCTGGAAGCGAAGCTCGCAACATCGGACTCGTCGATAGCATCGGCGGACTCGATGCAGCGATCGCCTACGCGGCAGAACAAGCCGATCTGGAAGATAACTGGGACGTCGTAGAGTATCCGCGCCGCACAACCTTCGAGGAACGTTTACTACAGCGCCTGGCCGCCCACACGACTCCCCTCAAGCTCAGCACTTCGGCAGGTCCTCTAGGATCGGAGTGGGAACACCTGCAGGGACTCGTAACGGAATTTCAGCAGCTTAACGACCCACGAGGAATCTATGCTCGCCTGCCGTTTGACTTGAGCGTCGATTAA
- the aqpZ gene encoding aquaporin Z — protein sequence MTLKTRCLAELIGTLWLVLGGCGSAVLAASFPSGDATNPVGIGFLGVALAFGLTVMTMAYAIGHISGCHLNPAVSFGLWACKRFPGSELLPYIFAQVIGASIGALIVLVIASGSVSGIDLSSANALASNGFGEAGSPGGYSLLAGAVSEIVLTFFFLVAILGATDRRAPVALAPAAIGMMLTLIHLISIPVTNTSVNPARSFGPALMVAFSGNLVPLSQLWLFWVAPIAGAIVAGFLYLQMFEASSSDTPIEDTPVEDTLVEE from the coding sequence ATGACATTGAAGACGCGTTGTCTTGCCGAGCTGATCGGCACGCTTTGGTTGGTGTTAGGCGGGTGCGGTAGTGCTGTGCTTGCGGCCTCGTTCCCGTCCGGTGACGCTACCAATCCAGTAGGAATTGGCTTTCTCGGCGTTGCCCTTGCTTTCGGCTTAACGGTGATGACGATGGCTTACGCGATCGGTCACATCTCGGGGTGCCACCTCAATCCGGCGGTTTCCTTCGGATTATGGGCGTGCAAGCGATTCCCCGGCAGCGAGTTGCTTCCCTACATATTCGCGCAGGTTATCGGGGCGAGCATTGGAGCGCTAATCGTGCTCGTCATTGCCAGTGGCAGCGTCAGCGGTATCGACCTCAGCAGTGCTAACGCGCTTGCTTCGAACGGCTTTGGTGAAGCTGGCTCGCCGGGCGGCTATTCGCTACTGGCTGGAGCGGTGAGTGAGATTGTCTTGACCTTCTTCTTCTTGGTTGCGATTTTGGGCGCTACCGATCGCCGCGCTCCTGTAGCATTGGCTCCGGCAGCGATTGGGATGATGCTGACGTTGATTCACCTCATCAGCATCCCAGTCACAAACACGTCGGTGAATCCGGCGCGCAGCTTTGGTCCGGCACTCATGGTGGCATTCTCCGGGAATTTAGTACCGCTGTCGCAACTGTGGTTGTTCTGGGTTGCACCCATTGCCGGTGCGATCGTAGCTGGGTTCCTATATCTGCAGATGTTCGAAGCATCGAGCTCCGATACTCCGATCGAAGATACTCCCGTCGAAGATACTCTGGTCGAGGAGTAA
- a CDS encoding transposase, with the protein MALAKNLLGFPNRSRSYDFLKEFAAAYPRDLHVMQVDGARAHRAGELQVPENVILMFQPAYSPQENPMELCWEWLKSGLKWLNCSHLEELREKLRKPCSWRDGTSSPQYRVALAHRPAIRVRTLRNWYQYIVHSRLHQLANLLVPSAEYLGYAETEQGFALHVLTDEGDRQCLVVDLQGNPICRGPVHQTSPFRLFSGVMY; encoded by the coding sequence ATGGCTCTCGCCAAAAATCTTCTAGGTTTTCCCAATAGAAGCAGGTCTTATGATTTTCTGAAGGAGTTTGCAGCGGCTTATCCGCGGGACCTGCACGTGATGCAGGTCGATGGAGCGAGAGCGCACCGAGCGGGAGAGCTGCAAGTGCCGGAGAACGTAATATTGATGTTTCAGCCGGCTTACAGTCCCCAGGAGAATCCAATGGAGCTGTGCTGGGAATGGCTAAAGAGCGGACTGAAGTGGCTGAACTGCAGCCACTTGGAGGAACTACGAGAGAAGCTCAGGAAGCCCTGCAGCTGGCGGGACGGGACCTCATCGCCTCAGTACCGTGTGGCGTTGGCTCATCGACCAGCTATCCGCGTCAGGACTTTGAGGAATTGGTATCAGTACATTGTTCACTCTCGCTTACACCAGCTTGCCAATCTGCTCGTCCCTTCCGCCGAATACCTCGGCTACGCAGAAACGGAGCAAGGATTTGCCCTGCACGTATTAACTGACGAAGGCGATCGTCAGTGCTTAGTCGTGGATCTTCAAGGAAATCCGATCTGTCGCGGGCCGGTCCACCAAACCAGTCCGTTTCGACTGTTCTCGGGAGTAATGTACTGA